Genomic DNA from Acidimicrobiales bacterium:
AGCCACACGTCCTGCAAGAGGTCCTCGAGGTCGGCGCGCGCCTGGGCGTCGACGGCGGCGAACGGCTCGTCCATGAGCAGGATCCGCGGCTCGTACGCGAGCGCGCGGGCGATCGCCACGCGCTGCTGCATGCCGCCCGACAGCTGCCAGGGGAAGCGGTCGGCGAAGCGCTCGAGGCCGACGCGCGCCAGCACGGCGAGCGCCTTCGCGTCGCGCTCGGCGCGCCCGAGGCCCTTGGACCGCAGCGGCAGCGTGACGTTCTTCAGCACCGACATCCACGGGAGCAGGGAGCGGCTGTAGTCCTGGGAGACGAGCGCCAGCTGCTCGGGCGGCTTCGCGATCGCCTGGCCGTCGAGGAAGGCGGCGCCGCTCGTCGGGCGCAGCAGCCCCGACAGGCATCGCAGCAGCGTCGTCTTGCCGCACCCGGAGGGCCCGACGATGCACATGAGCTCGCGCTCGCGCACCTCGAAGCTCAGGCGCTCGATGGCCCGGAACCCGCGGCCCGGCGGACCGTAGGTCTTCGACAGTGCGTCGACCTTCAAGACCGCGGCGCACTCAGGCGGCAGCATCGGCTTGCGAGCTCCTCCAGCCTCGGTGCCAGCGCAGCACCTTCCACTCGATGGCAGCGTACGCCCCGTTGAGCACGTAGGAGAGGATGGCGAGCACGAAGATCCCCGACCACATCTGCGGGATCTCGAAGAGCGTCTGCGCGTTGAGCGTGAAGTAGCCGACGCCGTTCGTCGAGGCGAACATCTCGGCGTAGATCACGAGAAGGACGGCTACCGAGACGGCGATGCGCAGGCCCGCGAAGATCTGGGGGATCGCGGCGGGGATGGAGACCGACACGAGGCGCCGGACCGGCCCGAGGTGGTAGACGCGCGCGACGTCGTGGAACTCCACGTCGATGCCGCGTGCACCCTCGATCGTGTTGAGCAGGATCGGCCACACCGCGCCGAAGGCGATGAAGGCGACCTTCGACACGTTCGTGATCCCGAGCACGACGATGAAGGCAGGGAGCACCGCCGTCGCCGGGATCGCCCGGATGAACTCGAGCGCCGGCTCGACCGTCGTGCGCACCGCCGGCGAGAGCCCGATGACGAGCCCGAGCGAGACGCCGACGACGATCGAGAGCCCGAGGCCGAGGCCGATGCGGTAGAGGCTCGGCACGAGGTCGCTCGTCGCGTGCGCGAAGAGCCACTCGTGGCGGAACACGGATACGATCGTGCTGAGCGGCGGGTAGTAGGTCGAGCGGCTGCCGGCCGACGCGAACCACCAGATGGCAGCGATCCCGGCGAGGAAGCTCCAGGTGACGGACCACTCGACGAGGCGCCTCCTCACGCCGGTACCGCCGATCGCTGGGACGCGTGCCAGCGCAGGACGCGCCGCTCCACCCGCCGCGTCGCGACGTTGATGGCGAGACCGAGCAGGCCGCAGGCCGCGACGTAGGCGTACAGGTGGGGGATGTCGCCGGCGACCTCCAGCTGGTCGATGCGCATGCCGATGCCGCCGGTGCTGCCGATCAGGAGCTCGACCGCGATGGTCACGTTGAGCGCGACGACCGCTGCGATGCGAAGGCCCGTGAAGAAGTAGGGCAGGCAGCTCGGCAGGACGATGGAGCCGAACCGGCGCAGCCAGCCGAGTCGGAAGACGCGGCCCATCTCGAGCGCCGCGCCGTCGACGTTGTGCACGGCGTAGATCATCTGGATGAGCAGGGGCCAGAAGGCGCCGGCGGCGACGAGCACGACCGCGAGCCGCAGGTGCACCCCGAGCACGAGCACCGCGAGCGGCAGGACGGCGATGGACGGCACGGCGCGCAGCAGCTCGATCGGCGCTTTCACCGCCGCGTACACCAGCCGCAGCGAGCCGATGGCGAGCCCGAGGACGACCGCGATGGCCGCCGCCGCGGCGAGCCCGATGGCCCAGGTCTCGAGCGTCTGGGCGACGTCCACCCAGAGTCGAGCGGTGCCGGCCTCAGCCCCCAGGTCGGCGAGCACCGTCGCCGGCGCCGGCAGGGCGCCCCTCGGCGCGAGCAGCGCCGTCGACCCG
This window encodes:
- a CDS encoding ABC transporter ATP-binding protein is translated as MLPPECAAVLKVDALSKTYGPPGRGFRAIERLSFEVRERELMCIVGPSGCGKTTLLRCLSGLLRPTSGAAFLDGQAIAKPPEQLALVSQDYSRSLLPWMSVLKNVTLPLRSKGLGRAERDAKALAVLARVGLERFADRFPWQLSGGMQQRVAIARALAYEPRILLMDEPFAAVDAQARADLEDLLQDVWLDYRITVLLVTHDIDEAVYLGDRVLVLTRSPAVAKAIVDIELDRPRRQVETKEHPEFVQRRAQVFRLVREEGRAG
- a CDS encoding ABC transporter permease subunit — its product is MRSASETIGEVAGPGAAGGVSGAVRASLGRAARPVAFAVALALLWYVLGSTALLAPRGALPAPATVLADLGAEAGTARLWVDVAQTLETWAIGLAAAAAIAVVLGLAIGSLRLVYAAVKAPIELLRAVPSIAVLPLAVLVLGVHLRLAVVLVAAGAFWPLLIQMIYAVHNVDGAALEMGRVFRLGWLRRFGSIVLPSCLPYFFTGLRIAAVVALNVTIAVELLIGSTGGIGMRIDQLEVAGDIPHLYAYVAACGLLGLAINVATRRVERRVLRWHASQRSAVPA
- a CDS encoding ABC transporter permease; this translates as MRRRLVEWSVTWSFLAGIAAIWWFASAGSRSTYYPPLSTIVSVFRHEWLFAHATSDLVPSLYRIGLGLGLSIVVGVSLGLVIGLSPAVRTTVEPALEFIRAIPATAVLPAFIVVLGITNVSKVAFIAFGAVWPILLNTIEGARGIDVEFHDVARVYHLGPVRRLVSVSIPAAIPQIFAGLRIAVSVAVLLVIYAEMFASTNGVGYFTLNAQTLFEIPQMWSGIFVLAILSYVLNGAYAAIEWKVLRWHRGWRSSQADAAA